Proteins encoded within one genomic window of Gemmatimonadaceae bacterium:
- a CDS encoding prepilin-type N-terminal cleavage/methylation domain-containing protein, protein MRPATSPRRGLSLLEVMVALTILGTALLGMAEYGRKFASTNQKTSLQNTALDIATERIERIKAERNYTTMDTLAGSHAITVSGVVFVRQTLIVRTQTPALDFKTITVSVNRATMAKPIRKTSAIARF, encoded by the coding sequence ATGCGCCCTGCGACCAGCCCACGCCGCGGACTCTCCCTGCTCGAGGTGATGGTGGCCCTCACGATCCTGGGCACCGCGCTGCTCGGCATGGCCGAATACGGCCGGAAGTTCGCCAGCACCAACCAGAAGACGTCTCTGCAGAACACGGCCCTCGACATCGCGACGGAACGCATCGAGCGCATCAAGGCCGAGCGCAACTACACGACGATGGACACGCTGGCCGGCTCGCATGCGATCACGGTCAGTGGCGTCGTGTTCGTCCGCCAGACCCTGATCGTACGCACGCAGACGCCGGCCCTGGACTTCAAGACCATCACGGTATCCGTGAACCGCGCCACCATGGCCAAGCCGATCCGCAAGACCTCCGCCATCGCCAGGTTCTGA
- a CDS encoding prepilin-type N-terminal cleavage/methylation domain-containing protein, translated as MERARGRAAALTGSRRGFTLLELVVVLIMVGLIAGWAVPRLNYEKFRAEAAMRTVRSVMQGAHRNAIMRQTNVVVGFNLANNTLEILEDADNDCMADPAERKTVRPLDDGAKFSVPPTGFGGTAVSGALVGPGLCNIGGLKAIQFLRDGATATDLDIYLTSSRGATLDYRLVRVAQASGRTEAYRYDGTTWKRTN; from the coding sequence ATGGAACGAGCACGAGGGAGGGCGGCGGCACTGACCGGTTCGCGGAGGGGCTTCACGCTCCTCGAGCTGGTGGTCGTGCTCATCATGGTCGGGCTGATCGCTGGCTGGGCCGTACCGCGCCTCAACTACGAAAAGTTCCGCGCGGAGGCCGCGATGCGGACCGTGCGCTCGGTGATGCAGGGCGCCCATCGCAACGCGATCATGCGACAGACGAACGTGGTCGTCGGCTTCAACCTTGCGAACAACACGCTCGAGATCCTCGAGGACGCGGACAACGACTGCATGGCCGATCCGGCCGAACGCAAGACGGTTCGCCCGCTCGATGACGGCGCCAAGTTCTCGGTCCCGCCCACGGGCTTTGGTGGCACGGCGGTGAGCGGGGCCCTCGTGGGTCCTGGCCTCTGCAACATCGGCGGCCTCAAGGCCATCCAGTTCCTGCGTGACGGTGCGACGGCCACCGATCTCGACATCTACCTGACCTCGAGTCGGGGCGCCACGCTCGACTACCGCCTTGTGCGCGTCGCGCAGGCCTCGGGACGGACCGAGGCTTATCGCTACGACGGCACCACCTGGAAGAGGACCAACTGA
- a CDS encoding Lrp/AsnC ligand binding domain-containing protein, whose translation MITTIVLIKADPKRIPHTAREIAGIEGVQEVYSVSGEWDLVAIVRVAEYQQIADVVTEQFPAVPGITRTQTLTAFRAYSRKDLEQAWDIGVD comes from the coding sequence ATGATCACCACCATCGTCCTCATCAAGGCGGACCCCAAGCGGATTCCGCACACGGCCCGTGAGATCGCTGGCATCGAGGGTGTGCAGGAGGTCTACTCGGTCTCCGGCGAGTGGGATCTCGTCGCCATCGTCCGCGTGGCGGAGTACCAGCAGATCGCCGATGTTGTGACCGAACAGTTTCCCGCAGTCCCGGGGATCACGCGCACGCAGACGCTCACCGCGTTCCGCGCCTACTCACGCAAAGACCTCGAGCAGGCGTGGGACATCGGCGTCGACTGA
- a CDS encoding pyridoxal phosphate-dependent aminotransferase produces the protein MSPVFVPSSNIARLRESATIAVSQRARALKAEGRQIIDLGAGEPDFDTPAFIRDAATAALNAGATRYTATEGILPLREAIAAQARAQGPAGADVHALDVVVSNGSKQSIFNACTVLFGPGDEVLVPTPSWTSYYEIVQLARAEAIEVRGARERDLKVTVADLEAAATPRTRGLMLNSPCNPTGAVYTADELRDILALAHARGWWVLSDEIYRRIAFDGPATSALAVATSRDNLVVIDGVAKAYAMTGWRVGWTIAPREVSKAMGAFQSHATFHTAAASQHGALEALRNTERSDAEIARMLAQYRLRRDAGMAVFATEPTLPIVRPDGAFYFYFDVSAACPADPDAGTTFARRLLEEHGVAMVPGAAFRTPEWVRASYAAPERDVVEGVRRAVALWRAMQ, from the coding sequence ATGTCGCCGGTTTTCGTTCCGTCGAGCAACATCGCGCGCCTTCGCGAATCCGCCACCATCGCCGTGTCCCAGCGGGCGCGGGCGCTCAAGGCGGAGGGCCGGCAGATCATCGATCTTGGCGCGGGCGAGCCCGACTTCGACACGCCGGCCTTCATCAGGGACGCCGCCACGGCGGCCCTCAACGCCGGGGCGACACGCTACACGGCCACCGAAGGGATTCTCCCGCTGCGTGAGGCGATCGCCGCGCAGGCGCGTGCGCAGGGGCCCGCGGGAGCCGACGTGCACGCGCTCGACGTGGTGGTGTCCAACGGGTCGAAGCAGTCGATCTTCAACGCCTGCACGGTCCTGTTTGGCCCCGGGGACGAAGTGCTTGTGCCGACGCCCTCGTGGACCTCGTACTACGAGATCGTGCAGCTGGCGCGTGCGGAAGCGATCGAGGTGCGCGGCGCGCGGGAGCGCGACCTGAAGGTGACGGTCGCCGACCTCGAGGCGGCCGCCACGCCCCGGACGCGCGGGCTCATGCTCAACTCGCCGTGCAACCCGACGGGCGCCGTCTACACCGCCGACGAGCTGCGCGACATCCTGGCGCTTGCGCACGCGCGTGGGTGGTGGGTGCTTTCGGACGAGATCTACCGCCGCATCGCGTTTGACGGCCCCGCGACGAGCGCGCTCGCCGTCGCGACGTCGCGCGACAATCTCGTGGTGATCGATGGCGTGGCCAAGGCGTACGCGATGACCGGCTGGCGCGTGGGCTGGACCATCGCGCCGCGCGAGGTCTCCAAAGCCATGGGCGCGTTCCAGTCGCATGCAACGTTCCACACGGCCGCGGCCTCGCAGCACGGCGCGCTCGAAGCGCTGCGAAACACCGAGCGTTCGGACGCGGAGATCGCGCGCATGCTCGCGCAGTATCGCTTGCGTCGCGACGCAGGGATGGCCGTCTTTGCCACCGAGCCCACGCTGCCGATCGTGCGCCCGGACGGCGCCTTCTACTTCTACTTCGACGTGTCGGCGGCCTGTCCCGCCGATCCTGACGCCGGGACGACTTTTGCCAGGCGCCTGCTCGAAGAGCACGGGGTGGCCATGGTGCCCGGTGCCGCGTTCCGGACGCCGGAGTGGGTCCGTGCGTCGTACGCGGCCCCCGAACGCGATGTGGTCGAGGGCGTTCGCCGCGCCGTCGCCCTCTGGCGCGCGATGCAGTAG
- a CDS encoding DbpA RNA binding domain-containing protein — protein sequence MEQDLRDEGAARSAHVVHVLPSDDHRIDAIVRAQVERIAVSDTEGPTLRTLVLVGSEVAATHLAGAVNDGLDASGALLIPVADRARAPRRLAAGALAAVTTPGIARELLRQSALKLDAVDTVVLVDLDRLVALYLTDLDDLLAELPKGADRIATAADLGADVEAFLERHARRARRMQYDGPVSSAATLHYVVADRSGRDAVLARLLDSLDPEHATVVAAEEDAEAACSALAHLGYGPDDAMVAFSDGDVPEGEGLVVLYTAPTEASDLATILETEPGHVVALVAPDELTAFLRVFGQSVTASLPQAKVVRAASAMHTLREAIRHVLDSHSLHHELLALAPVFDERDPAEVAAALLVLLERAAAAPGRTPSHAEPATAAAPAQRTDRERTERAAPRSREREPRSAPVAAGNFTPVYVNVGVRDGAKKGDLVGALANEGGISAELLGRITMRDTFSVVEVDASVAEQVIEGITGKTIRGRVVNARVDRRPEDRPARRDDRRPSDRPARHMPGARGPRDDAPRSRGRGGFGDRPRGGPRRDAGDRPRRPRGGDDAGPRTFREERPARGPRAIGESREWGERGERLRNARRPRRGND from the coding sequence GTGGAGCAGGACCTTCGGGATGAAGGAGCCGCGCGGAGCGCGCACGTCGTGCATGTGCTCCCATCGGATGACCATCGCATCGACGCCATCGTTCGCGCTCAGGTCGAGCGCATTGCTGTTTCAGACACGGAGGGGCCGACCCTCCGCACCCTCGTCCTCGTGGGGTCGGAAGTCGCCGCGACACACCTCGCCGGCGCCGTCAATGACGGACTCGACGCCTCAGGCGCCCTGCTGATCCCGGTCGCTGATCGTGCCCGCGCGCCGCGACGCCTCGCGGCGGGCGCGCTCGCCGCTGTTACCACGCCGGGGATCGCGCGCGAACTGCTCCGCCAGTCAGCGCTCAAGCTCGATGCGGTCGATACCGTGGTTCTCGTGGACCTCGATCGACTGGTGGCCCTCTACCTGACCGACCTCGACGACCTCCTCGCCGAGCTGCCGAAAGGCGCCGATCGCATCGCCACAGCCGCCGACCTGGGGGCGGATGTCGAGGCGTTTCTCGAGCGGCACGCGCGGCGCGCGCGTCGCATGCAGTACGACGGCCCGGTCTCATCCGCAGCCACGCTGCACTACGTGGTGGCCGACCGCAGCGGCCGCGACGCAGTGCTCGCCCGGCTGCTCGATTCCCTCGATCCCGAGCACGCGACCGTCGTCGCTGCCGAAGAAGACGCCGAGGCGGCGTGTTCGGCCCTCGCCCATCTCGGCTACGGGCCGGATGACGCCATGGTGGCCTTTTCCGACGGCGATGTCCCCGAAGGCGAAGGACTCGTGGTGCTCTACACCGCGCCGACCGAAGCCAGCGACCTCGCCACGATCCTCGAGACCGAGCCCGGCCACGTCGTCGCCCTCGTGGCGCCGGATGAACTCACGGCGTTCCTGCGCGTGTTCGGCCAGTCGGTCACGGCATCGCTTCCGCAGGCCAAGGTCGTGCGTGCGGCGTCCGCGATGCACACGCTGCGTGAGGCGATCCGTCACGTCCTCGACTCGCACTCGCTGCACCACGAACTGCTGGCGCTCGCGCCGGTGTTCGACGAGCGAGATCCCGCCGAAGTCGCCGCCGCGCTCCTCGTCCTCCTCGAGCGTGCCGCCGCGGCGCCCGGTCGCACGCCGTCACACGCCGAACCGGCGACGGCGGCCGCACCAGCTCAACGCACCGACCGCGAGCGAACGGAGCGAGCAGCCCCTCGTAGTCGCGAGCGCGAGCCGCGCTCCGCGCCTGTGGCCGCCGGCAACTTCACGCCCGTGTACGTCAACGTCGGCGTCCGTGATGGCGCCAAGAAGGGCGACCTCGTGGGCGCCCTCGCCAACGAGGGGGGCATTTCCGCCGAATTGCTCGGTCGGATCACCATGCGCGACACGTTCAGCGTGGTCGAAGTCGATGCATCGGTGGCCGAGCAGGTCATCGAGGGAATCACCGGCAAGACCATCCGCGGGCGCGTGGTGAACGCACGCGTCGATCGTCGCCCCGAAGACCGGCCGGCCCGACGCGACGACCGGCGGCCTTCCGATCGCCCGGCGCGCCACATGCCCGGCGCGCGCGGTCCGCGAGATGACGCACCGCGTTCGCGCGGCCGCGGGGGCTTTGGCGACCGTCCACGTGGCGGTCCGCGCCGTGACGCGGGCGATCGCCCGCGGCGGCCCCGCGGGGGCGATGACGCCGGCCCACGCACCTTCCGCGAGGAACGCCCGGCCCGCGGCCCACGCGCCATCGGCGAATCGCGCGAGTGGGGCGAGCGCGGTGAGCGCCTCCGAAACGCCCGACGGCCGCGTCGGGGCAACGACTGA
- a CDS encoding thymidine kinase, with amino-acid sequence MSSLQLTGGWIEVVAGVMFSGKTEELMRRVRRAVIARKRVQVFKSHLDDRYAGLFAVSSHDGRSVDAIPVDSSAQIAARIDPTAHVVAIDEAQFLDEGVCDLVTSLATRGRRVIVAGTDTDFRGEPFGPMARLMAIAELVDKLHAICVLCGAPACRNQRLIDGQPAAWDSPVIMVGGHEAYEARCRACHIVRRRDEGQGRLF; translated from the coding sequence ATGAGTTCGTTGCAGCTCACCGGCGGCTGGATCGAGGTGGTCGCCGGTGTGATGTTCAGCGGCAAGACCGAGGAGCTGATGCGGCGCGTGCGGCGCGCCGTCATCGCGCGCAAGCGTGTCCAGGTGTTCAAGTCGCACCTGGACGACCGCTATGCGGGGCTCTTTGCGGTGTCGAGCCACGATGGTCGTTCGGTCGATGCCATTCCCGTGGACTCGTCCGCACAGATCGCCGCACGCATCGACCCGACCGCACACGTCGTCGCCATCGACGAAGCCCAGTTTCTCGATGAGGGCGTGTGCGACCTGGTGACGAGCCTTGCCACACGCGGTCGACGCGTGATCGTGGCCGGTACCGACACCGACTTCAGGGGTGAACCGTTCGGGCCCATGGCGCGGCTCATGGCCATCGCCGAGCTGGTCGACAAGCTGCACGCGATCTGCGTGCTCTGCGGTGCGCCAGCGTGCAGGAATCAACGCCTGATCGACGGACAACCCGCGGCCTGGGACTCTCCGGTCATCATGGTGGGTGGGCACGAGGCGTACGAGGCCCGATGCCGCGCGTGTCACATTGTTCGCCGCCGCGACGAGGGACAGGGACGCCTCTTTTAG
- a CDS encoding helix-turn-helix domain-containing protein, translating into MGLIAALVPNPARLFRLRSAIRGRHTVEPCADWLDVFRLCETQPVHLAILDLFATGEMSLEPLRQLKRRFPRLGTLAYVDVTAERAKDLFDAGRSGMDALIVANVDDDAQSIASILEQAEARGVAGLLRATLDTLRPTVRDAVLLAVTRAHEHLTPDELARRLSLSRRVLAKHLEHANLPSPQRLITWARLLVAANLLEDPERSADNIALALHFPSGSAFRNTCQRYLRATPSEIRRHGGANWVLCRMLEDSGVDVEDAAGAEDAA; encoded by the coding sequence ATGGGACTCATCGCCGCGCTCGTACCAAATCCGGCTCGACTCTTCCGGTTGCGCTCGGCCATTCGTGGCCGGCACACGGTGGAGCCGTGTGCCGATTGGCTCGACGTGTTCCGATTGTGCGAGACGCAGCCGGTGCACCTGGCAATCCTCGACCTGTTTGCCACCGGTGAGATGAGCCTGGAGCCGCTGCGTCAGCTCAAGCGCCGGTTCCCGAGACTCGGAACGCTCGCGTATGTGGACGTGACCGCCGAGCGCGCGAAGGACCTGTTCGACGCGGGCCGCTCGGGGATGGACGCGCTGATCGTCGCCAACGTCGATGACGACGCGCAATCGATCGCCAGCATCCTCGAACAGGCCGAGGCACGCGGTGTTGCCGGCCTATTGCGCGCGACGCTGGACACGCTGCGGCCCACCGTGCGCGATGCGGTCCTGCTCGCGGTGACCCGCGCGCACGAGCATCTCACGCCCGATGAGCTGGCGCGCCGGCTGTCGCTCAGTCGCCGCGTGCTGGCCAAACACCTCGAGCACGCGAACCTCCCGTCACCTCAGCGGCTGATCACCTGGGCACGACTGCTGGTCGCCGCCAATCTGCTCGAGGATCCCGAGCGGAGCGCGGACAACATCGCGCTTGCGCTGCACTTTCCGTCGGGCAGCGCGTTCAGGAACACGTGCCAGCGCTACCTGCGCGCCACGCCGTCAGAGATTCGCCGACACGGCGGGGCGAACTGGGTCCTCTGCCGGATGCTGGAGGACTCGGGCGTCGACGTCGAGGACGCCGCGGGCGCCGAAGACGCCGCCTAG
- a CDS encoding dephospho-CoA kinase produces the protein MLLVALTGNIASGKSLVSALLRERGAAIVDADVLAREAVAPGTAAIQAIRARWGPGVIGADGALDRAALRAIVFSDPVEREALNAIVHPEIERRRNLAVEAARIRGVAIVVCDIPLLFEIGQQDRFDVVILVDAPEDLRFARLTARRQLGDEEARAMMNAQIPAAAKRARATIVVDNDGSLAQLETRVDAVWQELVRRAAAQ, from the coding sequence GTGCTCCTGGTCGCCCTCACTGGCAACATTGCGAGCGGCAAGTCGCTCGTTTCTGCGCTGCTGCGCGAGCGCGGCGCTGCGATCGTCGACGCCGACGTTCTTGCGCGCGAGGCCGTCGCGCCCGGCACTGCGGCCATACAGGCGATCCGCGCACGCTGGGGCCCGGGCGTGATCGGTGCCGACGGCGCCTTGGACCGTGCGGCGCTCCGCGCGATCGTGTTCTCCGACCCGGTGGAGCGCGAAGCACTGAACGCCATCGTTCATCCGGAGATCGAGCGGCGACGCAACCTCGCCGTCGAAGCCGCGCGAATCCGCGGCGTCGCGATCGTGGTGTGCGACATTCCGCTCCTGTTCGAGATCGGCCAGCAGGATCGGTTCGACGTGGTGATCCTGGTCGATGCCCCCGAGGATCTGCGCTTTGCGCGTCTCACGGCGCGCCGTCAGCTCGGCGACGAGGAGGCGCGCGCCATGATGAACGCGCAGATCCCGGCGGCCGCAAAGCGCGCGCGCGCCACGATCGTGGTCGACAACGACGGATCGCTCGCCCAGCTCGAAACGCGGGTCGACGCGGTGTGGCAGGAGCTCGTGCGCCGCGCCGCGGCGCAGTGA
- the gcvH gene encoding glycine cleavage system protein GcvH, whose product MANIPGDLHYTADHEYLRATADPNVFIVGITHYAQDQLGDIVFIELPKVGAKFGAHDAFGTIEAVKAVSELFSPAAGEIVEVNSALDGDPSAVNRDPYGDGWMIKLRTAGAPAGVMDAAAYKAHTGQ is encoded by the coding sequence GTGGCCAACATTCCGGGCGATCTTCACTACACCGCCGATCACGAATACCTCAGGGCGACTGCCGACCCCAACGTGTTCATCGTCGGCATCACGCACTACGCACAGGACCAGCTCGGCGACATCGTCTTCATCGAGTTGCCAAAGGTCGGGGCGAAGTTCGGCGCGCACGACGCGTTCGGCACCATCGAGGCCGTGAAGGCCGTCTCCGAGCTCTTCTCGCCCGCTGCGGGCGAGATTGTCGAGGTCAACAGCGCGCTCGACGGCGATCCGTCGGCCGTCAACCGGGACCCGTACGGCGACGGCTGGATGATCAAGCTGCGCACCGCCGGTGCACCGGCCGGCGTGATGGACGCGGCGGCCTACAAGGCGCACACCGGCCAGTAG
- the gcvP gene encoding aminomethyl-transferring glycine dehydrogenase: MPDLRHYLTESDTFVRRHISTSMEDVEAMLAALGYDSLDAFIDATVPDGIRFRRALATGPARTEHEVLDELQAMASKNLVFRSYIGMGYHDTLVPPVIQRNILENPGWYTAYTPYQAEISQGRLEALLNYQTMVMDLTGMEIANASMLDEGTAAAEGMHLAYGVKGKEGKETIFVDAGCHPQTIDIVRTRAWASGIEVKVGDGKQADFGPETFAVLLQYPATDGQVDDYRSTCERAHAADALVIVATDLLALTLLAPPGEWGADVAVGSAQRFGVPMGFGGPHAAFFATKDEFKRLMPGRLIGVSRDAEGQMAMRMALGTREQHIRREKATSNICTAQVLLAVIAGMYAVWHGPAGLTRIARRVHRNASLLAAGAERLGHTVAHDVFFDTIRVDLKGRTAAQVVAAAEARRINVRVLGATSIGIALDETVSGADLDDLLASLNGGQAPAFNVGDLSSGVDARYDERFARTSAFLTHPVFSRYHAEHEMLRYLRKLESRDLSLCHSMIPLGSCTMKLNATAEMFPVTWGTHGRLHPFAPSSQVAGYAGMFRTLERDLAEITGFAAVSLQPNAGSQGEYAGLLVIRKYHESRGESHRNVCLIPQSAHGTNPASAAMASMKVVVVKSTANGDIDLADLRAKAEQHAANLAALMVTYPSTHGVFEEGIKEVCAIVHTHGGQVYMDGANMNAMVGVARPGDIGADVCHLNLHKTFCIPHGGGGPGMGPIGVAAHLAPHLPGHPVVAQEGRTSLGAVAAAPWGSASILPISYVYIQMMGGEGLALATKIAILNANYVAFRLDPHFPVLYKGRNGRVAHECIVDPRGLKAASGVEVEDIAKRLMDYGYHAPTVSFPVAGTLMIEPTESESKAELDRFCDALIAIRGEIDEIAAGVLDKDDNPLKHAPHTQQVVISDTWNRSYSRERAAFPAPWTRDRKFWPAVSRVDNAFGDRNLVCACPPIEEYMT; this comes from the coding sequence ATGCCCGACCTTCGCCACTACCTCACCGAGTCCGACACCTTCGTCCGCCGCCATATCAGCACGTCGATGGAAGACGTCGAGGCCATGCTCGCGGCGCTTGGGTACGACAGCCTCGACGCGTTCATCGACGCCACCGTGCCCGACGGCATCCGATTCCGCCGTGCGCTCGCGACGGGTCCGGCGCGCACCGAGCACGAGGTGCTCGACGAGCTGCAGGCGATGGCGAGCAAGAACCTGGTCTTTCGCTCGTACATCGGCATGGGCTACCACGACACCCTCGTGCCGCCGGTGATCCAGCGCAACATCCTCGAGAATCCGGGCTGGTACACCGCGTACACGCCGTACCAGGCCGAGATCTCTCAGGGCCGTCTGGAGGCACTGCTGAACTACCAGACGATGGTGATGGACCTGACCGGAATGGAAATCGCCAACGCGTCGATGCTGGACGAAGGCACCGCCGCCGCCGAGGGCATGCACCTGGCCTACGGCGTGAAGGGGAAGGAAGGGAAGGAGACGATCTTCGTCGATGCCGGCTGCCACCCGCAGACCATCGACATCGTGCGCACGCGCGCGTGGGCGTCGGGAATCGAGGTGAAGGTCGGCGACGGAAAGCAGGCGGACTTTGGCCCCGAGACGTTCGCGGTGTTGCTGCAGTATCCCGCGACCGACGGACAGGTCGACGACTACCGCAGCACCTGCGAGCGCGCGCACGCGGCCGACGCGCTCGTGATCGTGGCGACGGACCTTCTCGCGCTCACCCTGCTCGCGCCACCGGGTGAGTGGGGCGCGGACGTGGCGGTCGGGAGTGCGCAGCGCTTTGGGGTCCCGATGGGATTTGGCGGCCCGCACGCCGCGTTCTTCGCCACGAAGGACGAGTTCAAGCGACTCATGCCGGGGCGCCTCATCGGCGTGTCACGTGATGCGGAAGGGCAGATGGCCATGCGCATGGCCCTGGGCACGCGCGAGCAGCACATCCGCCGCGAGAAGGCGACGAGCAACATCTGCACGGCCCAGGTGCTCCTCGCCGTGATCGCCGGGATGTACGCCGTGTGGCACGGACCAGCGGGACTGACGCGCATCGCGCGACGGGTTCACCGCAACGCATCGCTGCTTGCCGCCGGGGCCGAGCGTCTTGGCCACACCGTGGCGCACGACGTGTTCTTCGACACGATTCGCGTGGACCTGAAGGGGCGCACCGCGGCGCAGGTGGTGGCGGCGGCCGAAGCCCGTCGCATCAACGTCCGCGTCCTCGGCGCGACGTCGATCGGCATCGCGCTGGACGAGACCGTCTCCGGCGCGGATCTCGACGACCTGCTGGCGTCACTCAATGGGGGTCAGGCACCGGCGTTCAACGTGGGCGACCTGTCGAGCGGCGTCGATGCGCGCTACGACGAGCGATTCGCGCGGACCAGCGCATTCCTCACGCACCCGGTGTTCTCGCGCTATCACGCCGAGCACGAGATGCTGCGCTACCTGCGCAAGCTGGAATCGCGGGACCTGTCGCTATGTCATTCCATGATCCCGCTGGGCTCGTGCACCATGAAGCTCAACGCCACGGCCGAGATGTTTCCCGTCACGTGGGGGACGCACGGGCGGCTTCATCCCTTCGCGCCGTCGTCGCAGGTGGCGGGCTACGCGGGAATGTTTCGCACGCTCGAGCGCGACCTGGCCGAGATCACGGGCTTTGCCGCCGTGTCGCTCCAGCCGAACGCTGGCTCGCAGGGTGAATACGCCGGCCTGCTGGTGATCCGGAAGTACCACGAGTCGCGCGGCGAGTCCCACCGCAACGTGTGCCTGATCCCGCAGTCTGCGCACGGGACGAACCCGGCCAGCGCGGCGATGGCGAGCATGAAGGTGGTGGTGGTGAAGAGCACGGCGAACGGCGACATCGACCTCGCCGACCTCAGGGCCAAGGCCGAGCAGCACGCCGCGAACCTTGCGGCCCTGATGGTGACCTACCCGTCGACGCACGGCGTCTTTGAGGAAGGGATCAAGGAGGTATGCGCGATCGTGCACACGCACGGCGGGCAGGTGTACATGGACGGCGCGAACATGAACGCGATGGTGGGCGTGGCCCGACCCGGTGACATTGGCGCCGACGTCTGCCACCTGAACCTGCACAAGACCTTCTGCATTCCGCACGGCGGTGGTGGCCCGGGGATGGGCCCCATCGGCGTCGCGGCGCACCTCGCGCCGCACCTGCCCGGTCATCCGGTCGTTGCGCAGGAAGGCCGCACATCGTTAGGCGCCGTCGCGGCCGCCCCGTGGGGCTCGGCGTCGATCCTGCCCATCTCGTACGTCTACATCCAGATGATGGGCGGCGAGGGCCTGGCGCTCGCCACCAAGATCGCCATCCTGAACGCGAACTACGTCGCCTTCCGGCTGGATCCGCATTTCCCCGTGCTCTACAAGGGTCGCAACGGTCGCGTGGCCCACGAGTGCATCGTCGACCCGCGAGGGCTCAAGGCGGCGAGCGGCGTCGAAGTCGAGGACATCGCCAAACGGCTCATGGACTACGGCTACCACGCCCCGACCGTCTCGTTCCCCGTGGCTGGCACCCTGATGATCGAGCCGACCGAGTCGGAGTCCAAGGCCGAACTCGACCGCTTCTGCGACGCGCTGATCGCCATCCGTGGCGAGATCGACGAAATCGCCGCCGGCGTGCTCGACAAGGACGACAACCCGCTCAAGCATGCTCCGCACACGCAGCAGGTCGTGATTTCTGATACGTGGAACCGGAGCTATTCGCGTGAGCGTGCGGCGTTCCCTGCGCCGTGGACCCGCGACCGCAAGTTCTGGCCGGCCGTGTCGCGCGTCGACAATGCGTTCGGTGACCGCAACCTCGTGTGTGCCTGCCCGCCAATCGAGGAGTACATGACGTGA
- a CDS encoding lipoate--protein ligase family protein, with protein MRWSFLHSTPLPGAMNMAVDEWLLDRARRTGTGTVRVYSWSSPTISFGRHQAARRGFDGERARRAGLDVVRRLTGGRAVLHHREVTYAVAAPVHSGVDLRDDYAAINRLLADALGALGVAVAIVPAGKRMPAPGSAPCFELPAPGELTFRGRKLVGSAQVRDGDAWMQHGSILVHDDQHRLRDAALGALPVTEAATLSDALGREVTPAEFADVLREVVRATWDPDVDALDADLACEGARTRESIYRNDDWTWRR; from the coding sequence ATGCGCTGGTCGTTCCTGCATTCCACCCCGCTTCCCGGCGCCATGAACATGGCGGTCGATGAATGGTTGCTGGACCGGGCGCGGCGGACCGGCACGGGCACGGTCCGCGTGTACAGCTGGTCGTCGCCAACGATCTCGTTCGGGCGCCACCAGGCGGCCCGGCGCGGCTTTGATGGTGAGCGTGCGCGACGGGCCGGCCTCGACGTGGTGCGACGGCTCACCGGCGGGCGCGCCGTGCTGCATCACCGCGAAGTGACCTACGCCGTGGCCGCCCCGGTGCACAGCGGCGTGGACCTTCGCGACGACTATGCGGCCATCAACCGGCTCCTCGCTGATGCCCTCGGTGCCCTTGGCGTCGCGGTCGCCATCGTGCCAGCGGGCAAACGCATGCCGGCGCCGGGGAGTGCGCCGTGTTTCGAGCTGCCCGCGCCCGGTGAACTCACCTTTCGGGGCCGGAAGCTCGTCGGCAGCGCACAGGTGCGTGACGGCGACGCCTGGATGCAGCATGGTTCCATTCTGGTGCACGACGACCAGCATCGGCTGCGCGATGCGGCGCTCGGCGCGCTGCCCGTCACCGAAGCGGCGACGCTGAGCGACGCACTCGGCCGCGAGGTGACGCCCGCGGAGTTCGCCGACGTGCTGCGCGAGGTCGTGCGCGCCACCTGGGATCCGGACGTCGACGCCCTCGACGCCGACCTGGCGTGCGAGGGCGCGCGGACGCGAGAAAGCATCTACCGGAACGACGACTGGACATGGCGTCGCTGA